Proteins from a single region of Xiphias gladius isolate SHS-SW01 ecotype Sanya breed wild chromosome 2, ASM1685928v1, whole genome shotgun sequence:
- the dnai7 gene encoding dynein intermediate chain CFAP94, axonemal isoform X3, with the protein MVTLVFCFSMSSKKERKPSKAQKAKQHEEEKERRVQEDEEAQLQAEREGQERLERERKELELERLELKHRERKQDELNELRHLLEENHYAVTKWRTDAVEKAKWERYMCCDGTPDPAVQQDINTYISLWRDDPEVNITPVLKQCNLALQLVEELEGLLRDVTDPQEGQKYQEALINLLELIHSKYHLTTEEILKRASANIDTETGNMQTVVKDCNITLCLWANLKKNPRFKGLNFKEVSLGFELPKQLAVSDIAVRILHTHYDHLSLLARMGHLKIHTSSQRSLAGGDEVPADIDLPEQGETKEDGDVKDDSETQQQRVDEEVQSIQGLEGRKRAASLQSRKNSPQPAEGQGSQIRTQMEVFGAERDLKSPSVQLTMMDGNERAQLVDLREYTPLGGVFYYNVFRLPPQTHQVNGWEIRQVLDTGLQVFPYPTEKSNLDDNEALTCPPIGVSVMLPESVVFFETPRVACWDAAGKQWRMDSITDVSYEDEEAKISFKMGSFQAFVLVQETYANFPFQSWELRPLGQDSAVFTVNGALIDLSIMIQDPLTEHAAYEQMALFASACAFSWSQWNAKCGVEHLVMQVCEHHGPAPVSKDLWSLYLLGAQRSHKLEITEKSEVFSPDHYPGSEFHSTFIHMLRDNMSTDGIARARESNYLFVDTVQSLLCTTRPLMYS; encoded by the exons ATGGTTACGCTAGTTTTTTGCTTCAGCATG TCATCCAAAAAGGAACGTAAACCGTCGAAGGCTCAGAAGGCGAAGCAGCacgaagaggagaaggagaggagagtgcAAGAGGATG AGGAAGCCCAGCTACAGGCcgagagagagggacaggaaaggttggaaagagagagaaaagagctgGAGCTGGAAAGGCTAGAATTAAAG CACAGAGAGCGCAAACAGGATGAGCTGAATGAATTGCGCCATCTACTGGAGGAGAATCATTATGCGGTAACCAAATGGAGAACCGATGCTGTGGAGAAAGCCAAG TGGGAGAGGTACATGTGTTGTGATGGTACTCCTGACCCAGCAGTACAGCAGGATATTAACACATATATCAGTTTATGGAGAGATGACCCAGAGGTCAACATCACACCCGTGCTCAAGCAATGTAACCTTGCTCTACAG CTGGTAGAGGAGCTGGAAGGTCTGCTCAGAGACGTTACAGATCCACAAGAGGGCCAGAAGTACCAGGAGGCTCTCATAAATTTGCTGGAGCTAATCCACTCCAAATACCACCTCACCACTGAGGAGATCCTCAAG AGGGCCAGTGCGAACATTGACACTGAAACAGGCAACATGCAGACTGTGGTGAAAGATTGCAACATTACACTGTGTCTGTGGGCCAACCTCAAGAAGAATCCACG GTTTAAAGGTTTAAACTTCAAAGAAGTCAGCCTGGGCTTTGAGCTTCCCAAGCAGTTGGCTGTGAGCGATATTGCTGTACGGATTCTCCACACACACTATGACCACCTGTCCTTGCTTGCCAGGATGGGTCacctgaaaatacacacatctaGCCAAAG ATCTCTTGCAGGGGGTGACGAGGTTCCAGCAGACATAGATCTACCTGAGCAGGGGGAGACAAAAGAAGATGGGGATGTGAAGGATGACAGTGAGACACAACAGCAAAGAGTGGATGAGGAGGTGCAGTCCATCCAAGGGTTAGAAGGGAGGAag AGGGCAGCTAGTCTACAGTCGAGGAAAAACAGTCCCCAGCCTGCAGAAGGCCAAGGGAGCCAGATAAGGACACAGATGGAGGTATTCGGTG ctgaaAGGGACTTGAAGTCTCCCTCAGTACAGCTCACAATGATGGACGGCAATGAACGTGCCCAGTTGGTGGACTTGAGGGAGTACACGCCTCTGGGTGGGGTCTTCTACTATAACGTGTTCCGCCTCCCACCACAAACCCACCAGGTCAATGGCTGGGAAATTAGACAG GTGTTGGACACAGGGCTACAAGTGTTTCCCTACCCCACAGAGAAGTCCAACTTAGATGACAACGAGGCCCTCACCTGCCCCCCTATTGGGGTGTCTGTGATGCTGCCCGAGTCTGTTGTCTTCTTTGAAACTCCCCGAGTGGCTTGCTGGGATGCTGCAG GTAAGCAGTGGAGGATGGACAGTATCACTGATGTTTCTTATGAGGACGAAGAGGCCAAGATCTCCTTCAAGATGGGCTCCTTCCAAGCTTTTGTGCTGGTGCAGGAAACTTACGCCAACTTTCCCTTCCAGAGCTGGGAACTGAGGCCACTGGGCCAAGACTCTGCTGTTTTCACCGTCAATGGAGCACTCATCGATCTCAGTATCATGATCCAG GACCCGCTAACAGAACATGCTGCCTACGAACAGATGGCCCTCTTCGCCTCTGCCTGTGCTTTCTCATGGAGCCAGTGGAATGCCAAATGTGGAGTTGAGCATCTGGTCATGCAG GTGTGTGAGCACCATGGCCCTGCCCCTGTGTCAAAGGACTTGTGGAGTCTCTACCTCCTGGGCGCTCAGAGGAGTCACAAGCTGGAAATTACAGAGAAGAGTGAAGTGTTCTCTCCAGACCATTATCCTGGCAGTGAGTTTCACTCCACCTTCATCCACATGCTCCGGGACAACATGAGCACTGATGGCATAGCTAGGGCCAGAGAATCGAATTATCTGTTTGTTGATACAGTACAGAGTCTGCTCTGTACCACCAGACCCCTAATGTATTCTTAA
- the dnai7 gene encoding dynein intermediate chain CFAP94, axonemal isoform X1, with amino-acid sequence MVTLVFCFSMSSKKERKPSKAQKAKQHEEEKERRVQEDEEAQLQAEREGQERLERERKELELERLELKHRERKQDELNELRHLLEENHYAVTKWRTDAVEKAKWERYMCCDGTPDPAVQQDINTYISLWRDDPEVNITPVLKQCNLALQLVEELEGLLRDVTDPQEGQKYQEALINLLELIHSKYHLTTEEILKRASANIDTETGNMQTVVKDCNITLCLWANLKKNPRFKGLNFKEVSLGFELPKQLAVSDIAVRILHTHYDHLSLLARMGHLKIHTSSQRSLAGGDEVPADIDLPEQGETKEDGDVKDDSETQQQRVDEEVQSIQGLEGRKRAASLQSRKNSPQPAEGQGSQIRTQMEVFGAERDLKSPSVQLTMMDGNERAQLVDLREYTPLGGVFYYNVFRLPPQTHQVNGWEIRQVLDTGLQVFPYPTEKSNLDDNEALTCPPIGVSVMLPESVVFFETPRVACWDAAGKQWRMDSITDVSYEDEEAKISFKMGSFQAFVLVQETYANFPFQSWELRPLGQDSAVFTVNGALIDLSIMIQGDQCMLQSEQEKGLSHLLGKWMSGPSLQRAMLNAGINIFVNEYTDKYVSTCGKDPLTEHAAYEQMALFASACAFSWSQWNAKCGVEHLVMQVCEHHGPAPVSKDLWSLYLLGAQRSHKLEITEKSEVFSPDHYPGSEFHSTFIHMLRDNMSTDGIARARESNYLFVDTVQSLLCTTRPLMYS; translated from the exons ATGGTTACGCTAGTTTTTTGCTTCAGCATG TCATCCAAAAAGGAACGTAAACCGTCGAAGGCTCAGAAGGCGAAGCAGCacgaagaggagaaggagaggagagtgcAAGAGGATG AGGAAGCCCAGCTACAGGCcgagagagagggacaggaaaggttggaaagagagagaaaagagctgGAGCTGGAAAGGCTAGAATTAAAG CACAGAGAGCGCAAACAGGATGAGCTGAATGAATTGCGCCATCTACTGGAGGAGAATCATTATGCGGTAACCAAATGGAGAACCGATGCTGTGGAGAAAGCCAAG TGGGAGAGGTACATGTGTTGTGATGGTACTCCTGACCCAGCAGTACAGCAGGATATTAACACATATATCAGTTTATGGAGAGATGACCCAGAGGTCAACATCACACCCGTGCTCAAGCAATGTAACCTTGCTCTACAG CTGGTAGAGGAGCTGGAAGGTCTGCTCAGAGACGTTACAGATCCACAAGAGGGCCAGAAGTACCAGGAGGCTCTCATAAATTTGCTGGAGCTAATCCACTCCAAATACCACCTCACCACTGAGGAGATCCTCAAG AGGGCCAGTGCGAACATTGACACTGAAACAGGCAACATGCAGACTGTGGTGAAAGATTGCAACATTACACTGTGTCTGTGGGCCAACCTCAAGAAGAATCCACG GTTTAAAGGTTTAAACTTCAAAGAAGTCAGCCTGGGCTTTGAGCTTCCCAAGCAGTTGGCTGTGAGCGATATTGCTGTACGGATTCTCCACACACACTATGACCACCTGTCCTTGCTTGCCAGGATGGGTCacctgaaaatacacacatctaGCCAAAG ATCTCTTGCAGGGGGTGACGAGGTTCCAGCAGACATAGATCTACCTGAGCAGGGGGAGACAAAAGAAGATGGGGATGTGAAGGATGACAGTGAGACACAACAGCAAAGAGTGGATGAGGAGGTGCAGTCCATCCAAGGGTTAGAAGGGAGGAag AGGGCAGCTAGTCTACAGTCGAGGAAAAACAGTCCCCAGCCTGCAGAAGGCCAAGGGAGCCAGATAAGGACACAGATGGAGGTATTCGGTG ctgaaAGGGACTTGAAGTCTCCCTCAGTACAGCTCACAATGATGGACGGCAATGAACGTGCCCAGTTGGTGGACTTGAGGGAGTACACGCCTCTGGGTGGGGTCTTCTACTATAACGTGTTCCGCCTCCCACCACAAACCCACCAGGTCAATGGCTGGGAAATTAGACAG GTGTTGGACACAGGGCTACAAGTGTTTCCCTACCCCACAGAGAAGTCCAACTTAGATGACAACGAGGCCCTCACCTGCCCCCCTATTGGGGTGTCTGTGATGCTGCCCGAGTCTGTTGTCTTCTTTGAAACTCCCCGAGTGGCTTGCTGGGATGCTGCAG GTAAGCAGTGGAGGATGGACAGTATCACTGATGTTTCTTATGAGGACGAAGAGGCCAAGATCTCCTTCAAGATGGGCTCCTTCCAAGCTTTTGTGCTGGTGCAGGAAACTTACGCCAACTTTCCCTTCCAGAGCTGGGAACTGAGGCCACTGGGCCAAGACTCTGCTGTTTTCACCGTCAATGGAGCACTCATCGATCTCAGTATCATGATCCAG GGTGACCAGTGTATGTTGCAGTCAGAGCAGGAGAAAGGCCTCTCTCACCTCCTAGGAAAGTGGATGAGTGGCCCTTCCCTACAAAGAGCCATGCTCAACGCTGGCATCAACATCTTTGTGAATGAGTACACCGACAAATATGTTAGCACCTGTGGCAAG GACCCGCTAACAGAACATGCTGCCTACGAACAGATGGCCCTCTTCGCCTCTGCCTGTGCTTTCTCATGGAGCCAGTGGAATGCCAAATGTGGAGTTGAGCATCTGGTCATGCAG GTGTGTGAGCACCATGGCCCTGCCCCTGTGTCAAAGGACTTGTGGAGTCTCTACCTCCTGGGCGCTCAGAGGAGTCACAAGCTGGAAATTACAGAGAAGAGTGAAGTGTTCTCTCCAGACCATTATCCTGGCAGTGAGTTTCACTCCACCTTCATCCACATGCTCCGGGACAACATGAGCACTGATGGCATAGCTAGGGCCAGAGAATCGAATTATCTGTTTGTTGATACAGTACAGAGTCTGCTCTGTACCACCAGACCCCTAATGTATTCTTAA
- the dnai7 gene encoding dynein intermediate chain CFAP94, axonemal isoform X2 yields MVTLVFCFSMSSKKERKPSKAQKAKQHEEEKERRVQEDEEAQLQAEREGQERLERERKELELERLELKHRERKQDELNELRHLLEENHYAVTKWRTDAVEKAKLVEELEGLLRDVTDPQEGQKYQEALINLLELIHSKYHLTTEEILKRASANIDTETGNMQTVVKDCNITLCLWANLKKNPRFKGLNFKEVSLGFELPKQLAVSDIAVRILHTHYDHLSLLARMGHLKIHTSSQRSLAGGDEVPADIDLPEQGETKEDGDVKDDSETQQQRVDEEVQSIQGLEGRKRAASLQSRKNSPQPAEGQGSQIRTQMEVFGAERDLKSPSVQLTMMDGNERAQLVDLREYTPLGGVFYYNVFRLPPQTHQVNGWEIRQVLDTGLQVFPYPTEKSNLDDNEALTCPPIGVSVMLPESVVFFETPRVACWDAAGKQWRMDSITDVSYEDEEAKISFKMGSFQAFVLVQETYANFPFQSWELRPLGQDSAVFTVNGALIDLSIMIQGDQCMLQSEQEKGLSHLLGKWMSGPSLQRAMLNAGINIFVNEYTDKYVSTCGKDPLTEHAAYEQMALFASACAFSWSQWNAKCGVEHLVMQVCEHHGPAPVSKDLWSLYLLGAQRSHKLEITEKSEVFSPDHYPGSEFHSTFIHMLRDNMSTDGIARARESNYLFVDTVQSLLCTTRPLMYS; encoded by the exons ATGGTTACGCTAGTTTTTTGCTTCAGCATG TCATCCAAAAAGGAACGTAAACCGTCGAAGGCTCAGAAGGCGAAGCAGCacgaagaggagaaggagaggagagtgcAAGAGGATG AGGAAGCCCAGCTACAGGCcgagagagagggacaggaaaggttggaaagagagagaaaagagctgGAGCTGGAAAGGCTAGAATTAAAG CACAGAGAGCGCAAACAGGATGAGCTGAATGAATTGCGCCATCTACTGGAGGAGAATCATTATGCGGTAACCAAATGGAGAACCGATGCTGTGGAGAAAGCCAAG CTGGTAGAGGAGCTGGAAGGTCTGCTCAGAGACGTTACAGATCCACAAGAGGGCCAGAAGTACCAGGAGGCTCTCATAAATTTGCTGGAGCTAATCCACTCCAAATACCACCTCACCACTGAGGAGATCCTCAAG AGGGCCAGTGCGAACATTGACACTGAAACAGGCAACATGCAGACTGTGGTGAAAGATTGCAACATTACACTGTGTCTGTGGGCCAACCTCAAGAAGAATCCACG GTTTAAAGGTTTAAACTTCAAAGAAGTCAGCCTGGGCTTTGAGCTTCCCAAGCAGTTGGCTGTGAGCGATATTGCTGTACGGATTCTCCACACACACTATGACCACCTGTCCTTGCTTGCCAGGATGGGTCacctgaaaatacacacatctaGCCAAAG ATCTCTTGCAGGGGGTGACGAGGTTCCAGCAGACATAGATCTACCTGAGCAGGGGGAGACAAAAGAAGATGGGGATGTGAAGGATGACAGTGAGACACAACAGCAAAGAGTGGATGAGGAGGTGCAGTCCATCCAAGGGTTAGAAGGGAGGAag AGGGCAGCTAGTCTACAGTCGAGGAAAAACAGTCCCCAGCCTGCAGAAGGCCAAGGGAGCCAGATAAGGACACAGATGGAGGTATTCGGTG ctgaaAGGGACTTGAAGTCTCCCTCAGTACAGCTCACAATGATGGACGGCAATGAACGTGCCCAGTTGGTGGACTTGAGGGAGTACACGCCTCTGGGTGGGGTCTTCTACTATAACGTGTTCCGCCTCCCACCACAAACCCACCAGGTCAATGGCTGGGAAATTAGACAG GTGTTGGACACAGGGCTACAAGTGTTTCCCTACCCCACAGAGAAGTCCAACTTAGATGACAACGAGGCCCTCACCTGCCCCCCTATTGGGGTGTCTGTGATGCTGCCCGAGTCTGTTGTCTTCTTTGAAACTCCCCGAGTGGCTTGCTGGGATGCTGCAG GTAAGCAGTGGAGGATGGACAGTATCACTGATGTTTCTTATGAGGACGAAGAGGCCAAGATCTCCTTCAAGATGGGCTCCTTCCAAGCTTTTGTGCTGGTGCAGGAAACTTACGCCAACTTTCCCTTCCAGAGCTGGGAACTGAGGCCACTGGGCCAAGACTCTGCTGTTTTCACCGTCAATGGAGCACTCATCGATCTCAGTATCATGATCCAG GGTGACCAGTGTATGTTGCAGTCAGAGCAGGAGAAAGGCCTCTCTCACCTCCTAGGAAAGTGGATGAGTGGCCCTTCCCTACAAAGAGCCATGCTCAACGCTGGCATCAACATCTTTGTGAATGAGTACACCGACAAATATGTTAGCACCTGTGGCAAG GACCCGCTAACAGAACATGCTGCCTACGAACAGATGGCCCTCTTCGCCTCTGCCTGTGCTTTCTCATGGAGCCAGTGGAATGCCAAATGTGGAGTTGAGCATCTGGTCATGCAG GTGTGTGAGCACCATGGCCCTGCCCCTGTGTCAAAGGACTTGTGGAGTCTCTACCTCCTGGGCGCTCAGAGGAGTCACAAGCTGGAAATTACAGAGAAGAGTGAAGTGTTCTCTCCAGACCATTATCCTGGCAGTGAGTTTCACTCCACCTTCATCCACATGCTCCGGGACAACATGAGCACTGATGGCATAGCTAGGGCCAGAGAATCGAATTATCTGTTTGTTGATACAGTACAGAGTCTGCTCTGTACCACCAGACCCCTAATGTATTCTTAA
- the dnai7 gene encoding dynein intermediate chain CFAP94, axonemal isoform X4, translating into MVTLVFCFSMSSKKERKPSKAQKAKQHEEEKERRVQEDEEAQLQAEREGQERLERERKELELERLELKHRERKQDELNELRHLLEENHYAVTKWRTDAVEKAKWERYMCCDGTPDPAVQQDINTYISLWRDDPEVNITPVLKQCNLALQLVEELEGLLRDVTDPQEGQKYQEALINLLELIHSKYHLTTEEILKRASANIDTETGNMQTVVKDCNITLCLWANLKKNPRFKGLNFKEVSLGFELPKQLAVSDIAVRILHTHYDHLSLLARMGHLKIHTSSQRSLAGGDEVPADIDLPEQGETKEDGDVKDDSETQQQRVDEEVQSIQGLEGRKRAASLQSRKNSPQPAEGQGSQIRTQMEVFGAERDLKSPSVQLTMMDGNERAQLVDLREYTPLGGVFYYNVFRLPPQTHQVNGWEIRQVLDTGLQVFPYPTEKSNLDDNEALTCPPIGVSVMLPESVVFFETPRVACWDAAGKQWRMDSITDVSYEDEEAKISFKMGSFQAFVLVQETYANFPFQSWELRPLGQDSAVFTVNGALIDLSIMIQGDQCMLQSEQEKGLSHLLGPANRTCCLRTDGPLRLCLCFLMEPVECQMWS; encoded by the exons ATGGTTACGCTAGTTTTTTGCTTCAGCATG TCATCCAAAAAGGAACGTAAACCGTCGAAGGCTCAGAAGGCGAAGCAGCacgaagaggagaaggagaggagagtgcAAGAGGATG AGGAAGCCCAGCTACAGGCcgagagagagggacaggaaaggttggaaagagagagaaaagagctgGAGCTGGAAAGGCTAGAATTAAAG CACAGAGAGCGCAAACAGGATGAGCTGAATGAATTGCGCCATCTACTGGAGGAGAATCATTATGCGGTAACCAAATGGAGAACCGATGCTGTGGAGAAAGCCAAG TGGGAGAGGTACATGTGTTGTGATGGTACTCCTGACCCAGCAGTACAGCAGGATATTAACACATATATCAGTTTATGGAGAGATGACCCAGAGGTCAACATCACACCCGTGCTCAAGCAATGTAACCTTGCTCTACAG CTGGTAGAGGAGCTGGAAGGTCTGCTCAGAGACGTTACAGATCCACAAGAGGGCCAGAAGTACCAGGAGGCTCTCATAAATTTGCTGGAGCTAATCCACTCCAAATACCACCTCACCACTGAGGAGATCCTCAAG AGGGCCAGTGCGAACATTGACACTGAAACAGGCAACATGCAGACTGTGGTGAAAGATTGCAACATTACACTGTGTCTGTGGGCCAACCTCAAGAAGAATCCACG GTTTAAAGGTTTAAACTTCAAAGAAGTCAGCCTGGGCTTTGAGCTTCCCAAGCAGTTGGCTGTGAGCGATATTGCTGTACGGATTCTCCACACACACTATGACCACCTGTCCTTGCTTGCCAGGATGGGTCacctgaaaatacacacatctaGCCAAAG ATCTCTTGCAGGGGGTGACGAGGTTCCAGCAGACATAGATCTACCTGAGCAGGGGGAGACAAAAGAAGATGGGGATGTGAAGGATGACAGTGAGACACAACAGCAAAGAGTGGATGAGGAGGTGCAGTCCATCCAAGGGTTAGAAGGGAGGAag AGGGCAGCTAGTCTACAGTCGAGGAAAAACAGTCCCCAGCCTGCAGAAGGCCAAGGGAGCCAGATAAGGACACAGATGGAGGTATTCGGTG ctgaaAGGGACTTGAAGTCTCCCTCAGTACAGCTCACAATGATGGACGGCAATGAACGTGCCCAGTTGGTGGACTTGAGGGAGTACACGCCTCTGGGTGGGGTCTTCTACTATAACGTGTTCCGCCTCCCACCACAAACCCACCAGGTCAATGGCTGGGAAATTAGACAG GTGTTGGACACAGGGCTACAAGTGTTTCCCTACCCCACAGAGAAGTCCAACTTAGATGACAACGAGGCCCTCACCTGCCCCCCTATTGGGGTGTCTGTGATGCTGCCCGAGTCTGTTGTCTTCTTTGAAACTCCCCGAGTGGCTTGCTGGGATGCTGCAG GTAAGCAGTGGAGGATGGACAGTATCACTGATGTTTCTTATGAGGACGAAGAGGCCAAGATCTCCTTCAAGATGGGCTCCTTCCAAGCTTTTGTGCTGGTGCAGGAAACTTACGCCAACTTTCCCTTCCAGAGCTGGGAACTGAGGCCACTGGGCCAAGACTCTGCTGTTTTCACCGTCAATGGAGCACTCATCGATCTCAGTATCATGATCCAG GGTGACCAGTGTATGTTGCAGTCAGAGCAGGAGAAAGGCCTCTCTCACCTCCTAG GACCCGCTAACAGAACATGCTGCCTACGAACAGATGGCCCTCTTCGCCTCTGCCTGTGCTTTCTCATGGAGCCAGTGGAATGCCAAATGTGGAGTTGA
- the lyrm5a gene encoding LYR motif-containing protein 5A, producing the protein MANSLRGEVIRLYKNLLYLGREYPQGSAYFRERLKSAFMKNKDVTDPENIKKLVARGEFVIKELEALYFLRKYRAMKKRYYEPEK; encoded by the exons ATGGCCAACTCTTTAAGGGGTGAGGTTATCAgactttacaaaaat CTGCTATATCTTGGCCGAGAGTACCCCCAGGGATCAGCGTATTTCAGAGAACGCCTGAAGTCAGCCTTCATGAAGAATAAAGACGTGACAGAccctgaaaatatcaaaaagctGGTGGCCCGGGGCGAGTTTGTCATCAAGGAACTAGAGGCTCTCTATTTCCTCAGGAAATATCGAGCCATGAAGAAGAGGTATTATGAACCAGAAAAATAA